The Paludibacter jiangxiensis DNA segment GAAGTGGGTTATGCTTCCGGCAAAAAATCACAAACAACATCATGGGCTGCCCGCAACATGTTTGTTTTAGGCGCTATCGTTTTGTTGTTCATTGCGTTGCACTTAACTCATTTCTGGGCTAAAATGCAGTTGCAAGCCTTTATGGGTGGTGCAGAACAAGTACATGCAGAGGAAGCTTACGGTTTGGTAGCTACTTTGTTGCGCAATCCGGTTTATAACCTTTTGTACATTGCTTGGTACTGGGTATTGTGGTTTCACCTTACACACGGTTTCTGGAGCGCATTTCAAACCATCGGTGTCAACAACAGCAAATGGCAACCTCGTTTGCAGGTAATCGGCATTATTTACGCAACTATCCTTATTGCTTGCCTTACCGGTATTAATGTTTACTTCTTATTAGGATGCGGAGCTTAATCTCTTCTTTATTTCAGAATACAATAAACAGATAAGATATGACACAAATTAATTCTAAAATTCCCGAAGGGAAGTTAGCTGAAAAGTGGAACAACTATAAAGCCTCTCAGAAGCTCGTCAACCCGGCAAATAAACGCCGTTTGGACGTTATTGTTGTAGGTACAGGTTTGGCCGGTGCTTCAGCTGCCGCATCACTTGGTGAACTCGGCTTTAATGTTTTGAACTTCTGTATCCAGGATTCACCCCGTCGTGCTCACTCTATTGCTGCACAGGGTGGTATCAATGCTGCTAAAAACTACACAAACGATGGTGACTCTGTTTACCGTCTTTTCTACGATACAATCAAAGGTGGTGACTATCGTGCCCGCGAAGCAAACGTTTATCGTTTGGCCGAAGTTTCCAACTGTATTATTGACCAATGTGTTGCTCAGGGTGTTCCTTTTGCACGCGAATACGGAGGTTTGCTCGACAACCGTTCTTTCGGTGGCGCTCAGGTATCACGTACCTTCTATGCTAAAGGTCAAACAGGACAACAGTTGTTGTTAGGTGCTTATTCCGCTCTTAGCCGTCAGGTTGGTAAAGGTTCTGTAAAACTTTACACCCGTTACGAAATGATGGATGTTGTAGTGGTTGATGGCAAAGCACGC contains these protein-coding regions:
- a CDS encoding succinate dehydrogenase cytochrome b subunit — translated: MKLFIIDSSIGRKLIMSLSGLFLFVFLTLHTFLNMLLLAGPATYQAGCEFMELPVVTVMVPILAAGFFVHIAYGIWLSWMNLRARGEVGYASGKKSQTTSWAARNMFVLGAIVLLFIALHLTHFWAKMQLQAFMGGAEQVHAEEAYGLVATLLRNPVYNLLYIAWYWVLWFHLTHGFWSAFQTIGVNNSKWQPRLQVIGIIYATILIACLTGINVYFLLGCGA